From a region of the Streptomyces venezuelae genome:
- a CDS encoding papain-like cysteine protease family protein, with the protein MRNRNRRRSPAADRLTAVLTALLFTLPLGAGTATAAEAGTDSALAAKRLNITMQAQQKTNWCWAAGGNTIATWFGRNHSQNQFCNAAFNRQQGSECPNNQATLGNVQTGLRWAGINPGSYVSGWLQYSTVQTEINANRPVETRIQWSNGGGHMHVVYGYDTASNWVYWGDPWPSSDRYNWASHAWYVNNSSFSWTHSLYRIGA; encoded by the coding sequence ATGCGCAACCGAAACCGGCGGCGATCCCCAGCCGCCGACCGTCTCACCGCCGTACTCACCGCTCTGCTGTTCACCCTGCCCCTCGGTGCCGGCACCGCCACCGCCGCCGAGGCCGGCACCGATTCCGCCCTCGCCGCCAAGCGCCTGAACATCACCATGCAGGCGCAGCAGAAGACCAACTGGTGCTGGGCCGCCGGCGGCAACACCATCGCCACCTGGTTCGGCCGGAACCACAGCCAGAACCAGTTCTGCAACGCCGCCTTCAACCGTCAGCAGGGCAGCGAATGCCCGAACAACCAGGCCACCCTGGGCAACGTCCAGACCGGACTGCGCTGGGCCGGTATCAACCCCGGCTCGTACGTCAGCGGCTGGCTCCAGTACTCCACCGTCCAGACGGAGATCAACGCCAACCGGCCCGTCGAGACCCGCATCCAGTGGTCGAACGGCGGCGGTCACATGCACGTCGTCTACGGCTACGACACCGCGAGCAACTGGGTCTACTGGGGAGACCCCTGGCCCTCCAGCGACCGCTACAACTGGGCCTCGCACGCCTGGTACGTGAACAACAGCAGCTTCTCCTGGACCCACTCCCTCTACCGGATCGGGGCGTGA
- the whiA gene encoding DNA-binding protein WhiA encodes MAMTPAVKDEISRLPVTRTCCRKAEVSAILRFAGGLHLVSGRIVIEAELDTGIAARRLRKDILEIFGHSSDLVVMAPGGLRRGSRYVVRVVAGGDQLARQTGLVDGRGRPIRGLPPQVVSGATCDAEAAWRGAFLAHGSLTEPGRSSSLEVTCPGPEAALALVGAARRLSIAAKAREVRGVDRVVVRDGDAIGALLTRLGAHESVLAWEERRMRREVRATANRLANFDDANLRRSARAAVAAGARVQRALEILGEEVPEHLAAAGRLRMEHKQASLEELGALADPPLTKDAVAGRIRRLLAMADKRAQDLGIPGTESNLDLSEEMADNMAG; translated from the coding sequence ATGGCGATGACGCCTGCGGTGAAGGATGAGATCTCCCGCCTGCCCGTCACCCGGACCTGCTGCAGGAAGGCGGAGGTCTCGGCGATCCTTCGGTTCGCGGGCGGGCTGCACCTGGTGAGCGGCCGCATCGTCATCGAGGCGGAGCTGGACACCGGGATCGCCGCCAGACGCCTGCGCAAGGACATCCTGGAGATCTTCGGCCATTCCTCGGACCTGGTGGTGATGGCCCCGGGCGGACTGCGCCGCGGCAGCCGCTACGTGGTCCGCGTCGTGGCCGGCGGTGACCAGCTGGCGCGCCAGACGGGCCTCGTGGACGGCCGCGGCCGCCCCATCCGGGGTCTTCCCCCGCAGGTGGTCTCCGGGGCCACCTGCGACGCGGAGGCGGCCTGGCGCGGCGCCTTCCTGGCCCACGGCTCGCTCACCGAGCCGGGCCGGTCCTCCTCCCTGGAGGTCACCTGCCCCGGTCCGGAGGCCGCCCTGGCCCTGGTGGGCGCCGCCCGCAGGCTGTCCATCGCCGCGAAGGCGCGCGAGGTGCGCGGAGTGGACCGGGTCGTGGTCCGCGACGGCGACGCGATCGGCGCCCTGCTGACCCGGCTCGGCGCGCACGAGTCGGTGCTGGCCTGGGAGGAGCGCCGGATGCGGCGCGAGGTGCGCGCCACCGCCAACCGCCTGGCCAACTTCGACGACGCCAACCTGCGCCGCTCGGCGCGGGCCGCGGTCGCCGCGGGAGCCCGCGTGCAGCGCGCGCTGGAGATCCTCGGCGAGGAGGTCCCCGAGCACCTGGCCGCGGCCGGCCGGCTGCGCATGGAGCACAAGCAGGCCTCCCTGGAGGAGCTGGGCGCCCTGGCCGACCCGCCGCTGACCAAGGACGCGGTCGCCGGCCGGATCCGCCGGCTGCTGGCGATGGCCGACAAGCGGGCCCAGGACCTCGGCATCCCGGGCACCGAGTCGAACCTCGACCTCAGCGAGGAGATGGCCGACAACATGGCCGGTTGA
- a CDS encoding Rieske (2Fe-2S) protein has product MPAPQSPARRTVLKGAAALAGAAGAGATLAACSTETNSGGHTPATPTAPVDLGAAADVPVGGAKLYRENKLVVSCPAEGEYRAFSAQCTHAGCVLDKIDEGEGNCPCHGSRFDVKTGKVLRGPASAPLPAVPVRAENGRLVAG; this is encoded by the coding sequence ATGCCCGCGCCGCAGTCGCCCGCCCGCCGTACCGTCCTCAAGGGCGCCGCCGCGCTCGCCGGGGCCGCGGGCGCCGGAGCGACCCTCGCGGCCTGCTCCACCGAGACCAACAGCGGGGGCCACACCCCCGCCACCCCCACCGCGCCGGTGGACCTGGGCGCCGCGGCCGACGTCCCGGTGGGCGGCGCGAAGCTGTACCGGGAGAACAAGCTGGTCGTCAGCTGCCCCGCCGAGGGCGAGTACCGGGCCTTCAGTGCCCAGTGCACGCACGCCGGCTGCGTCCTGGACAAGATCGACGAGGGCGAGGGGAACTGCCCCTGCCACGGCAGCCGCTTCGACGTGAAGACCGGCAAGGTCCTGCGCGGTCCGGCCTCCGCCCCGCTGCCCGCCGTCCCGGTCCGGGCCGAGAACGGCCGGCTCGTCGCCGGCTGA
- a CDS encoding M14 family metallopeptidase, which translates to MSHRARSILAASALVFGTTLAVLPAAAQAQPAPGAASGADEVRVYDADITREQVPLVLAAGQDAHELTERAPESGTARVELFLTGDQAGELAAQGVKLAERKVPAQGLARAKAAGDGVFRPYSGKGGLQEEILRTAQENPGLTKVISIGKTVQGKDILALKVSKNAKKTKDGDKPSVLYMSNQHAREWITPEMTRRLMHHTLDNYGKDQRITKLVDSSELWFLLSANPDGYDYTHAADGQRLWRKNLRDNNGDGKTGPGDGVDLNRNFAFKWGYDNEGSSPTQSNETYRGPSASSEPETVALDRFEKRVGFDYAINYHSAAELILYGVGWQVATPTPDDVAYKALAGTPENPAVPGYYPQVSSELYTTNGEADGHASNVNGIMMFTPEMTTCQTASASDPNDQWKPEDCASGFNFPDDEKLVQAEFAKNVPFALSVAESAATPDRPKSSVGLSAADFTVDAFATSYAARGEDQEVSVTARKALKDKELNFRINGGRTHDEDLKAWKGGDVYGGEDNNWFDEYRAEVDGAKPGDKVEVWFTGRDRSGKQVSSEHFTYTVAERPRADVLVIAEEGAKAQHAQAYVDALRANGSSAAVWDVAVQGVPHHLGVLSHFGTAVHYTGAKTPGGETQLAVRDFLNEGGKLIEAGELAGGNAQVGRAVTNDFSQYWLGAYSRTSTPGATGFAGAGALNGARGGVGDAAGNPLNAPGGYTVTSETLAPAQFPQFKSAQAGAFTGVVNPYAPYAGAGMAAALHADDDWKRLVRTVDLTGVTAADQPQLKLALNWNVEEGYDHAALEARTAGGDDWNTLRDTGGLTSSTVPEECAAGFFVNGHPFLRHYLTLDAGGCTPQGTSGTWNSFTGSSGGWKQVSFDLSAYAGKTVELSLSYITDPGSGGRGVFADEARLSLRGADQPVEGFETSLGAWTAQAAPAGSPEVPGDWARSGELFKSYAAVTTRDTVLLGFGLEHLSSAADRALLVGKALRTLHR; encoded by the coding sequence ATGAGTCACCGCGCGAGATCGATCCTCGCCGCAAGCGCACTCGTCTTCGGAACCACACTCGCCGTGCTGCCCGCCGCGGCGCAGGCCCAGCCGGCACCCGGCGCCGCGTCCGGCGCCGACGAGGTTCGGGTCTACGACGCCGACATCACCCGGGAACAGGTCCCGCTCGTCCTCGCCGCCGGGCAGGACGCGCACGAGCTCACCGAGCGGGCGCCGGAGAGCGGAACCGCCCGGGTCGAGCTCTTCCTCACCGGTGACCAGGCCGGGGAACTCGCCGCGCAGGGCGTCAAGCTGGCCGAGCGCAAGGTCCCCGCCCAGGGCCTCGCCCGCGCCAAGGCCGCCGGGGACGGCGTGTTCCGCCCGTACAGCGGCAAGGGCGGCCTCCAGGAGGAGATCCTGCGCACCGCCCAGGAGAACCCGGGGCTCACCAAGGTCATCTCCATCGGCAAGACCGTCCAGGGCAAGGACATCCTCGCCCTGAAGGTCAGCAAGAACGCCAAGAAGACCAAGGACGGCGACAAGCCGTCGGTCCTCTACATGTCCAACCAGCACGCCCGTGAGTGGATCACCCCCGAGATGACCCGGCGGCTGATGCACCACACCCTCGACAACTACGGCAAGGACCAGCGGATCACCAAGCTGGTGGACTCCAGCGAGCTGTGGTTCCTGCTCTCCGCCAACCCGGACGGGTACGACTACACGCACGCGGCCGACGGCCAGCGGCTGTGGCGCAAGAACCTGCGCGACAACAACGGTGACGGGAAGACCGGCCCGGGCGACGGGGTCGACCTCAACCGGAACTTCGCCTTCAAGTGGGGCTACGACAACGAGGGCTCCTCGCCGACCCAGTCGAACGAGACCTACCGCGGCCCGAGCGCCTCCTCCGAGCCGGAGACCGTCGCCCTCGACCGCTTCGAGAAGCGCGTCGGCTTCGACTACGCCATCAACTACCACTCCGCCGCCGAGCTGATCCTCTACGGCGTCGGCTGGCAGGTCGCCACCCCCACCCCCGACGACGTCGCCTACAAGGCGCTCGCCGGCACCCCGGAGAACCCCGCCGTCCCGGGCTACTACCCGCAGGTCTCCTCCGAGCTCTACACCACCAACGGCGAGGCCGACGGCCACGCCTCCAACGTCAACGGCATCATGATGTTCACGCCGGAGATGACCACCTGTCAGACCGCCTCGGCGAGCGACCCGAACGACCAGTGGAAGCCCGAGGACTGCGCCTCCGGCTTCAACTTCCCCGACGACGAGAAGCTCGTCCAGGCCGAGTTCGCCAAGAACGTGCCCTTCGCGCTGTCGGTCGCCGAGAGCGCCGCGACCCCGGACCGCCCGAAGTCCTCGGTGGGCCTGAGCGCCGCCGACTTCACCGTGGACGCCTTCGCCACCTCCTACGCGGCCCGAGGCGAGGACCAGGAGGTCTCCGTCACGGCCCGCAAGGCCCTGAAGGACAAGGAGCTCAACTTCCGGATCAATGGAGGCCGCACCCACGACGAGGACCTCAAGGCCTGGAAGGGCGGTGACGTCTACGGCGGCGAGGACAACAACTGGTTCGACGAGTACCGCGCCGAGGTCGACGGCGCGAAGCCCGGCGACAAGGTCGAGGTCTGGTTCACCGGCCGCGACCGCTCCGGCAAGCAGGTCTCCAGCGAGCACTTCACGTACACGGTGGCCGAGCGGCCGCGCGCGGACGTCCTGGTGATCGCGGAAGAGGGGGCCAAGGCCCAGCACGCCCAGGCCTACGTCGACGCCCTGCGCGCCAACGGCAGTTCCGCGGCGGTCTGGGACGTCGCCGTCCAGGGCGTCCCGCACCACCTCGGGGTCCTCTCCCACTTCGGTACGGCCGTCCACTACACGGGGGCCAAGACCCCGGGCGGCGAGACGCAGTTGGCGGTGCGCGACTTCCTGAACGAGGGCGGCAAGCTGATCGAGGCCGGTGAGCTGGCGGGCGGCAACGCCCAGGTCGGCCGCGCCGTGACCAACGACTTCAGCCAGTACTGGCTGGGCGCGTACAGCCGTACGAGCACCCCCGGGGCCACCGGCTTCGCCGGCGCCGGCGCGCTGAACGGGGCGCGGGGCGGCGTCGGGGACGCGGCGGGCAACCCGCTGAACGCCCCCGGCGGGTACACCGTGACCTCCGAGACCCTGGCGCCCGCGCAGTTCCCGCAGTTCAAGAGCGCCCAGGCGGGAGCCTTCACCGGAGTCGTGAACCCGTACGCCCCCTACGCCGGCGCCGGCATGGCCGCGGCCCTGCACGCCGACGACGACTGGAAGCGCCTCGTCCGTACGGTCGACCTCACCGGGGTCACCGCGGCCGACCAGCCGCAGCTCAAGCTGGCGCTCAACTGGAACGTCGAGGAGGGCTACGACCACGCCGCCCTGGAGGCCCGGACCGCAGGCGGCGACGACTGGAACACCCTGCGGGACACGGGCGGCCTCACCAGCTCCACCGTCCCGGAGGAGTGCGCGGCCGGGTTCTTCGTCAACGGCCACCCCTTCCTGCGCCACTACCTCACCCTCGACGCCGGCGGCTGCACCCCGCAGGGCACCAGCGGCACGTGGAACAGCTTCACCGGCTCCTCCGGCGGATGGAAGCAGGTCTCCTTCGACCTGAGCGCCTACGCCGGCAAGACCGTAGAGCTCTCGCTCTCCTACATCACCGACCCGGGCTCGGGCGGACGCGGCGTCTTCGCGGACGAGGCCCGCCTCTCCCTCAGGGGAGCGGACCAGCCCGTCGAGGGATTCGAGACCTCCCTCGGGGCCTGGACGGCGCAGGCCGCACCGGCCGGGAGCCCCGAAGTTCCCGGCGACTGGGCCCGGTCCGGGGAGCTGTTCAAGTCCTACGCGGCGGTGACCACCCGTGACACGGTGCTGCTGGGCTTCGGCCTGGAGCACCTGTCCTCCGCGGCGGACCGTGCCCTACTCGTCGGTAAGGCGCTGCGCACACTGCACCGCTGA
- a CDS encoding uridine diphosphate-N-acetylglucosamine-binding protein YvcK has translation MTARTPRLSRLRRLTPGRGEDGAGRSGRSGRRRGATPKVVALGGGQGLSASLAALRRITGDLTAVVTVADDGGSSGRLREELGVLPPGDLRKALAALCGDDDWGQTWARVIQHRFQSEGDLHGHAVGNLLIVALWEQLGDPVQALDLVGKLLGAQGRVLPMSAVPLELQALVRGHDPARPEDVDTVRGQATVALTPGEVLSVQVVPGDPPAVPEAVAAVLDADWVVLGPGSWFSSVIPHLLVPELLDALTETKARRVLSLNLAPQPGETEGFSPQRHLEVLARHAPKLALDVVLADEAAVPDRESLDDAAKRFGAAVELAPVARKDGSPKHDPELLAAAYDRIFRMHGRIGPWR, from the coding sequence GTGACCGCACGGACCCCGCGGCTGAGCCGCCTGCGCCGCCTCACCCCGGGCCGGGGCGAGGACGGCGCGGGCCGCTCCGGCCGCTCCGGCCGCCGGCGCGGCGCCACGCCCAAGGTGGTGGCGCTCGGCGGCGGCCAGGGCCTGTCGGCCTCCCTCGCCGCCCTGCGCCGGATCACCGGTGACCTGACCGCCGTGGTCACCGTCGCCGACGACGGCGGCTCCAGCGGCCGGCTCCGGGAGGAGCTCGGCGTGCTCCCGCCCGGCGACCTGCGCAAGGCGCTGGCCGCGCTGTGCGGCGACGACGACTGGGGCCAGACCTGGGCCCGGGTCATCCAGCACCGCTTCCAGTCCGAGGGCGATCTGCACGGGCACGCCGTCGGCAACCTGCTGATCGTCGCCCTGTGGGAGCAGCTCGGCGACCCCGTCCAGGCCCTCGACCTGGTCGGGAAGCTGCTCGGGGCGCAGGGCCGGGTACTGCCGATGTCGGCGGTGCCGCTGGAGCTGCAGGCCCTGGTCAGGGGGCACGACCCGGCCCGCCCCGAGGACGTGGACACCGTCCGCGGGCAGGCCACGGTGGCGCTGACCCCGGGCGAGGTGCTCTCCGTACAGGTGGTGCCCGGCGACCCGCCGGCCGTGCCGGAGGCGGTCGCGGCCGTCCTGGACGCCGACTGGGTGGTGCTCGGTCCGGGGTCCTGGTTCTCCTCGGTCATTCCGCACCTGCTGGTGCCGGAACTGCTGGACGCGCTGACGGAGACGAAGGCCCGGCGGGTCCTCTCGCTGAACCTCGCTCCGCAGCCCGGTGAAACAGAGGGCTTCTCTCCGCAGCGTCATTTGGAGGTTTTGGCCCGACACGCCCCTAAACTCGCCCTGGACGTGGTGCTGGCCGACGAGGCCGCCGTGCCCGACCGCGAGTCCCTCGACGATGCCGCGAAACGGTTCGGTGCCGCGGTCGAGCTGGCGCCCGTGGCCAGGAAGGACGGCTCTCCGAAGCACGACCCGGAGCTGCTGGCCGCCGCGTACGACCGTATTTTTCGGATGCATGGAAGGATCGGCCCATGGCGATGA
- a CDS encoding carbohydrate kinase family protein, producing the protein MIVVGGEALIDLVPVAQPPGALLPRPGGGPYNTALALGRLGAEVAFCSRVSSDGFGESLLAGLRAAGVDLSLVQRGPEPTTLAVPSLAPDGSASYGFYVGGTADRLFTLPPALPDGVRALALGTCSLVLEPGASAYEALLRRESGRGVLTLLDPNIRPALIADPAAYRIRFLERLLPHTRVLKLSEEDAAWLGGRVEDWLAAGPSAVVLTRGAAGLTAWTREGGQYAAAARAVPVVDTIGAGDTVNAALLHRLALVPGGPVDWPEVLSYAAHAAALTCTRAGAEPPYAAEL; encoded by the coding sequence GTGATCGTCGTCGGCGGAGAAGCCCTCATCGACCTGGTGCCCGTGGCGCAGCCGCCCGGGGCGCTGCTGCCCCGGCCGGGCGGCGGACCGTACAACACCGCGCTGGCGCTCGGCCGGCTCGGCGCCGAGGTGGCTTTCTGCTCGCGGGTCTCGTCGGACGGTTTCGGCGAGAGTCTGCTGGCCGGGCTGCGGGCCGCCGGGGTGGACCTGTCGCTGGTCCAGCGCGGACCGGAGCCGACCACGCTCGCCGTGCCCTCGCTGGCCCCGGACGGCTCGGCCTCGTACGGCTTCTACGTCGGGGGCACCGCGGACCGGCTGTTCACACTGCCGCCCGCCCTCCCGGACGGGGTACGGGCGCTCGCGCTCGGCACCTGCTCGCTGGTCCTGGAACCGGGCGCGAGCGCGTACGAGGCCCTGCTGCGCCGGGAGTCGGGGCGCGGGGTGCTCACCCTGCTGGACCCCAACATCCGGCCGGCGCTGATCGCGGACCCGGCGGCGTACCGCATCCGCTTCCTGGAACGGCTGCTGCCGCACACGCGTGTCCTCAAGCTGTCGGAGGAGGACGCGGCCTGGCTGGGCGGCCGGGTCGAGGACTGGCTGGCTGCCGGGCCTTCGGCGGTGGTGCTGACCCGGGGCGCGGCGGGCCTGACGGCCTGGACGCGGGAGGGCGGGCAGTACGCGGCGGCGGCGCGCGCGGTGCCGGTGGTGGACACGATCGGCGCGGGCGACACCGTCAACGCCGCTCTGCTGCACCGGCTCGCCCTGGTGCCGGGCGGCCCGGTGGACTGGCCGGAGGTGCTGTCATACGCCGCCCACGCGGCAGCCCTGACCTGCACGCGGGCGGGCGCGGAGCCGCCGTACGCGGCGGAGCTCTGA
- the rapZ gene encoding RNase adapter RapZ → MTEHETAHDRDGAQVSTGTTVEPGETAEAAIPELVIISGMSGAGRSTAAKCLEDLGWFVVDNLPPALIPTMVELGARSQGNVARIAVVVDVRGRQFFDALRESLADLDSKGVTRRIVFLESSDDALVRRFESVRRPHPLQGDGRITDGIAAERDLLRELRGDADLVIDTSSLNVHELRAKMDAQFAGDEEPELRATVMSFGYKYGLPVDADLVVDCRFIPNPHWVPELRPFTGLNEEVSGYVFSQPGAKEFLDRYTELLQLIATGYRREGKRYVTIAVGCTGGKHRSVAMSEKLAARLASEGVETVVVHRDMGRE, encoded by the coding sequence ATGACCGAGCACGAGACCGCGCACGACCGAGACGGAGCACAGGTGAGTACGGGCACGACAGTGGAGCCCGGCGAGACCGCCGAGGCGGCCATCCCCGAGCTGGTGATCATCTCCGGCATGTCCGGGGCCGGCCGCAGTACGGCGGCGAAGTGTCTGGAGGACCTCGGCTGGTTCGTCGTCGACAACCTCCCGCCGGCCCTGATCCCGACCATGGTCGAGCTCGGCGCGCGCTCCCAGGGCAACGTGGCGCGCATCGCCGTCGTCGTCGACGTCCGCGGCCGCCAGTTCTTCGACGCCCTGCGCGAGTCCCTCGCCGACCTCGACAGCAAGGGCGTCACCCGCCGCATCGTCTTCCTGGAGTCCTCCGACGACGCGCTGGTCCGCCGCTTCGAGTCGGTCCGCCGCCCGCACCCGCTCCAGGGCGACGGGCGCATCACCGACGGCATCGCCGCCGAGCGCGACCTGCTGCGCGAGCTGCGCGGGGACGCCGACCTGGTGATCGACACCTCCAGCCTGAACGTGCACGAGCTGCGCGCGAAGATGGACGCCCAGTTCGCCGGGGACGAGGAGCCGGAGCTGCGGGCCACCGTCATGTCCTTCGGCTACAAGTACGGCCTCCCCGTCGACGCCGACCTCGTCGTCGACTGCCGCTTCATCCCCAACCCGCACTGGGTCCCGGAGCTGCGCCCCTTCACCGGGCTCAACGAGGAGGTGTCGGGGTACGTCTTCAGCCAGCCCGGCGCCAAGGAGTTCCTCGACCGCTACACCGAGCTGCTCCAGCTCATCGCCACCGGCTACCGCCGCGAGGGCAAGCGCTACGTGACCATCGCGGTCGGCTGCACGGGCGGCAAGCACCGCAGCGTGGCCATGTCCGAGAAGCTCGCCGCCCGCCTCGCCTCCGAGGGAGTCGAGACCGTCGTAGTCCACCGGGACATGGGGCGCGAGTGA
- the uvrC gene encoding excinuclease ABC subunit UvrC, whose product MADPSSYRPEPGQIPDSPGVYKFRDEHRRVIYVGKAKSLRQRLGSYFQDIAGLHPRTATMVTTAASVEWTVVSTEVEALQLEYSWIKEFDPRFNVKYRDDKSYPSLAVTLGEEYPRVQVMRGPKKKGVRYFGPYGHAWAIRETVDLMLRVFPVRTCSAGVFKRSAQIGRPCLLGYIGKCSAPCVGRVTPEEHRELAEDFCDFMAGRTGTYLSRLEKEMQEAAEEMEYEKAARLRDDIGALRRAMEKNAVVLADATDADLIAVAEDELEAAVQIFHVRGGRVRGQRGWVTDKVEAVDTAGLVEHALQQLYGEEKGEAVPKEVLVPALPEDTQALGQWLAERRGSQVSLRIPQRGDKKALMETVHRNALQSLALHKTKRASDLTTRSRALEEIAEALDLDSAPLRIECFDISHLQGDDVVASMVVFEDGLARKSEYRRFQIKTFEGQDDVRSMHEVVSRRFRRYLQEKLKTGEWDPEEGEDAAGPVPEDDGRPKRFAYPPQLVVVDGGQPQVAAAKRALEELGIDDVAVCGLAKRLEEVWLPGEDDPVVLPRTSEGLYLLQRVRDEAHRFAIQYQRNKRGKRLKSGPLDEVPGLGESRRQALVKHFGSVKKLRQATIDQICEVPGIGRKTAEAVAVALAQAVPAGPAVNTATGEIIEDETPAPAGASSERGTEQ is encoded by the coding sequence ATGGCCGACCCTTCCAGCTACCGCCCCGAGCCGGGACAGATCCCGGACTCCCCGGGGGTCTACAAGTTCCGTGACGAGCACCGCCGGGTGATTTACGTCGGGAAGGCCAAGAGCCTGCGCCAGCGCCTGGGCAGCTACTTCCAGGACATCGCAGGCCTGCACCCCCGTACCGCCACCATGGTGACCACGGCCGCCTCCGTCGAGTGGACCGTGGTGTCCACCGAGGTCGAGGCGCTCCAGCTGGAGTACTCGTGGATCAAGGAGTTCGACCCGCGGTTCAACGTCAAGTACCGGGACGACAAGAGCTACCCCTCCCTCGCCGTCACCCTGGGCGAGGAGTACCCGCGGGTCCAGGTCATGCGCGGCCCCAAGAAGAAGGGCGTGCGCTACTTCGGTCCGTACGGGCACGCCTGGGCCATCCGCGAGACCGTCGACCTGATGCTCCGGGTGTTCCCGGTCCGGACCTGCTCGGCGGGCGTGTTCAAGCGCTCCGCCCAGATCGGCCGCCCCTGCCTGCTCGGCTACATCGGCAAGTGCTCCGCCCCCTGCGTCGGCCGGGTCACCCCCGAGGAGCACCGCGAACTGGCCGAGGACTTCTGCGACTTCATGGCCGGCCGTACCGGCACCTACCTCTCCCGGCTGGAGAAGGAGATGCAGGAGGCGGCCGAGGAGATGGAGTACGAGAAGGCCGCCCGGCTGCGCGACGACATCGGGGCGCTGCGCCGGGCGATGGAGAAGAACGCCGTGGTGCTCGCCGACGCCACCGACGCCGACCTGATCGCCGTCGCCGAGGACGAGCTCGAAGCCGCGGTGCAGATCTTCCACGTGCGCGGCGGCCGGGTCCGCGGCCAGCGCGGCTGGGTCACCGACAAGGTCGAGGCCGTCGACACGGCCGGGCTCGTCGAGCACGCCCTCCAGCAGCTGTACGGCGAGGAGAAGGGCGAGGCCGTGCCCAAGGAGGTGCTGGTCCCCGCCCTCCCCGAGGACACGCAGGCGCTGGGCCAGTGGCTCGCCGAGCGCCGCGGGTCCCAGGTCAGCCTGCGGATACCGCAGCGAGGCGACAAGAAGGCCCTGATGGAGACCGTGCACCGCAACGCGCTCCAGTCCCTCGCCCTGCACAAGACCAAGCGCGCCAGTGACCTCACCACCCGCTCCCGCGCCCTGGAGGAGATCGCCGAGGCCCTGGACCTCGACAGTGCCCCGCTGCGCATCGAGTGCTTCGACATCTCCCACCTCCAGGGAGACGACGTCGTCGCGTCGATGGTCGTCTTCGAGGACGGGCTGGCCCGCAAGAGCGAGTACCGGCGCTTCCAGATCAAGACCTTCGAGGGGCAGGACGACGTCCGCTCCATGCACGAGGTGGTCTCCCGGCGCTTCCGCCGCTACCTCCAGGAGAAGCTGAAGACGGGGGAGTGGGACCCGGAGGAGGGCGAGGACGCCGCCGGTCCGGTCCCGGAGGACGACGGACGGCCCAAGCGGTTCGCGTACCCGCCCCAGCTCGTCGTGGTCGACGGCGGGCAGCCGCAGGTCGCCGCCGCCAAGCGGGCCCTGGAGGAGCTCGGGATCGACGACGTCGCCGTGTGTGGCCTGGCCAAGCGGCTGGAGGAGGTCTGGCTGCCGGGCGAGGACGACCCGGTCGTGCTGCCGCGCACCAGCGAGGGCCTCTACCTGCTCCAGCGGGTCCGTGACGAAGCCCACCGGTTCGCCATCCAGTACCAGCGCAACAAGCGCGGCAAGCGCCTGAAATCCGGCCCGCTGGACGAGGTGCCCGGCCTCGGCGAGAGCCGCAGGCAGGCCCTGGTGAAGCACTTCGGTTCGGTGAAGAAGCTGAGACAGGCGACAATCGACCAGATCTGCGAGGTCCCGGGCATAGGCCGTAAGACGGCCGAGGCCGTGGCCGTGGCCCTCGCCCAGGCGGTTCCCGCTGGTCCTGCCGTCAACACGGCCACAGGAGAGATCATTGAGGATGAGACCCCCGCGCCAGCGGGAGCATCGTCCGAACGGGGGACCGAGCAATGA